One Telluria mixta DNA window includes the following coding sequences:
- a CDS encoding phosphoribosyltransferase-like protein, whose protein sequence is MMSGRRTRSRLSANYMSFFVPQQYGQFFEEVTQRFRLLIRKGVLSKIDEIVLDKWLSNFVSAQDKYLAARILDGLIFRSEPMLYSSIDQLLQCVLPSQLRQWDAYGATCIEEFLASLKAGESSHPVRFVAIDRSFANEEPGKSGDIIIRHLRQHGQVARTLTCSPEAILSLPESVKVLIFIDDIIGSGKQFKKFAKFHRLDEHAARFRSLYCPMMAYDDGVAAVKLAHPWLSVSPIELLSARHRFYFADPKNANTWAMDRANLLADVREHVNGIALAADIPVATKYSLELLVAFDHSTPNNTLPLLWAHSDKWHPLLTR, encoded by the coding sequence ATGATGTCCGGCCGGCGAACACGCAGCCGTCTTTCTGCCAACTATATGAGTTTCTTTGTTCCTCAGCAGTACGGCCAGTTTTTCGAAGAGGTGACCCAACGGTTCCGGCTCCTGATACGGAAGGGAGTCTTGTCTAAAATCGATGAGATCGTCCTCGACAAATGGCTGAGTAACTTCGTTTCGGCACAAGACAAGTATCTGGCTGCACGCATCCTTGATGGATTAATCTTTCGGTCTGAGCCGATGCTGTACAGCTCGATTGACCAGTTGCTTCAGTGCGTGTTGCCATCGCAACTGCGACAGTGGGATGCATACGGCGCCACGTGTATAGAGGAATTCCTGGCTTCGCTCAAAGCTGGGGAATCATCTCATCCGGTGAGGTTTGTAGCTATTGATCGCAGCTTTGCCAACGAAGAGCCGGGTAAAAGCGGTGACATCATCATCCGCCACCTGCGCCAGCATGGGCAGGTCGCAAGAACGTTGACGTGCTCGCCAGAGGCCATTTTGTCGCTGCCAGAGTCTGTGAAGGTGCTTATCTTCATTGACGACATTATCGGTTCTGGCAAACAGTTCAAGAAGTTCGCCAAATTCCATCGCCTCGACGAGCATGCGGCTCGGTTCCGGTCGCTTTACTGCCCCATGATGGCATACGACGATGGCGTCGCGGCTGTAAAGCTTGCCCATCCTTGGCTTTCGGTTAGCCCGATTGAGTTACTTAGCGCAAGACATCGGTTTTATTTTGCTGATCCGAAGAACGCCAATACGTGGGCAATGGACAGGGCCAACCTGCTTGCAGACGTACGTGAGCATGTCAACGGTATTGCGCTTGCTGCCGACATTCCTGTCGCGACGAAATACAGTCTGGAATTGCTGGTCGCTTTCGATCACTCCACGCCCAACAACACGTTGCCGTTGCTTTGGGCTCACTCTGACAAGTGGCACCCGCTGCTTACCCGCTAG
- a CDS encoding ATP-binding protein: protein METVLKIGDTEALDLCTQQESDFFDRKSVRIKPGQLQNVAVAFANAEGGTVVVGIEDAKTNRSNDPLSQWQGADSIESFNPIIVALADLNPSIDFVHQFLYREGGYKTDYVLRLKIRKSQKVHETSKGEVLLRKGAQSISVTGAKIQELMRAKGVISEEDTVLPSVRAETILEGDPFKKFIANLKITDKDPFNFAVQENLLPEDMHPTVALVLLFAKNPSASMPRQCAVKIVRYDSSEEEIERDALTDDRHTIEGPLHDQIAEAFHTLKEVISRCLCWTMEGLQAPDYPDDALYELLVNSVLHRDYSISDNVLISVYRNRIEFRSPGRLPGYVTVKNIRDARFSRNPKLVRLLAKYPDAPNKDLGEGINTVYERMGQAGFIDPILREDGVNLYVVLKREPKDDPANIVTKFVSKHGAITNRQALDILALEHSEQATALFAKMREQKLLIREDEKQTGVRVRWVKPGPAHASNA, encoded by the coding sequence ATGGAAACGGTTTTGAAGATAGGGGATACGGAAGCGCTTGATCTGTGCACGCAGCAGGAAAGCGACTTTTTCGATCGAAAATCAGTGCGGATCAAACCTGGTCAACTGCAAAACGTTGCCGTTGCGTTTGCCAACGCGGAAGGCGGCACGGTCGTTGTTGGTATCGAAGACGCTAAGACGAACAGAAGCAACGACCCTCTCAGCCAATGGCAAGGCGCTGACAGCATTGAGTCCTTCAATCCTATTATTGTGGCTTTAGCCGATCTCAATCCAAGCATTGACTTCGTGCATCAGTTCTTGTACAGGGAGGGTGGATACAAAACCGATTATGTTTTGCGCTTGAAGATACGCAAGAGCCAGAAGGTACACGAAACGTCCAAAGGTGAGGTCTTGTTACGCAAAGGGGCGCAATCGATATCAGTCACTGGTGCGAAGATCCAGGAACTGATGCGGGCCAAGGGCGTTATTTCCGAAGAGGACACTGTGCTGCCATCCGTGCGCGCAGAGACGATTCTTGAAGGGGATCCATTCAAGAAATTCATCGCGAACCTCAAGATCACAGACAAGGACCCATTTAACTTCGCCGTTCAGGAAAATCTTCTGCCCGAAGACATGCACCCGACCGTCGCGTTGGTCCTGCTGTTTGCCAAAAACCCAAGTGCGTCGATGCCAAGGCAATGTGCTGTGAAGATCGTCCGGTACGACTCTTCGGAAGAGGAAATAGAACGCGATGCACTGACCGACGATCGGCACACGATCGAAGGACCTTTACACGACCAGATTGCCGAGGCATTCCACACGCTCAAAGAGGTCATCAGTAGATGTTTGTGCTGGACGATGGAAGGCTTACAGGCCCCCGATTATCCAGATGATGCCCTCTATGAACTGCTGGTCAATTCGGTTTTGCATCGGGACTATAGCATTTCTGACAATGTGTTGATTAGCGTTTATCGCAACCGTATCGAGTTTCGTAGCCCAGGGCGCCTGCCTGGGTACGTCACGGTTAAGAACATCAGGGATGCACGATTCTCCAGAAATCCCAAGTTGGTACGGCTTTTGGCAAAGTACCCTGATGCGCCCAACAAAGATCTGGGAGAGGGAATCAACACGGTGTATGAGCGGATGGGGCAAGCGGGCTTTATCGATCCAATTTTGCGCGAAGATGGCGTTAACCTCTACGTTGTTCTCAAGCGCGAGCCGAAGGATGACCCTGCGAATATCGTCACCAAGTTCGTAAGCAAGCATGGAGCCATCACTAATCGACAGGCGCTTGATATCCTAGCACTCGAGCATTCCGAGCAAGCCACGGCGCTGTTTGCGAAAATGCGGGAGCAAAAGCTGCTCATACGTGAAGACGAAAAGCAAACAGGCGTGCGCGTTCGGTGGGTCAAGCCTGGGCCAGCGCACGCAAGCAACGCGTGA
- a CDS encoding ORC-CDC6 family AAA ATPase: MSPEWLGERVARLAFSHYVALSLLLEARRAVRSLEKANLSDGPLPLEGGHLGRSLVKLLELSEPSLDALETRVCDLLDELELWVRNPRQRPEPTFISFASVIPKLGEDLSGWSARMTSIAFRSFIDEFENLQPAHREVICDAIKHPHKRLTVHIAHKRDAVTDFKTSSDERIVLLHDLRSIDLEEVLQTESEFELLAAELFLLRLHEANATFHCPMFDPEKLHDIKDLEYRLSDQYRKEVLRCVREILPVLSAPEISRIVVSDAPLRRRLRDYLQKGLQLQKEEQRYTPDDLISDTSPEASIVLGALLNRRSQKAVEIIAQFQQSTQPGKDRAADPFYKVGGWVDNNLYGCLFHLFAGLPRRANILYAGFERYCRLASPNLRFFQELCHTALLLAFQRQSADRLEGQLRVDPEKQAIAAKQVSEALFQDILELGSHGARLLEIANRLGRVFEAFNRRRSQSEAEINHFSIDQADQQDLSPVSKELIREAKVWSVLYEEKDTKNKSDYDVSQSDLVLNRIYTPRFNISYRKRKKITLRAGEVDVIFLHSSAQFELLLKTLVEPDDTNRPQTSDKLF; the protein is encoded by the coding sequence ATGAGTCCAGAGTGGCTAGGTGAAAGGGTGGCACGCCTTGCGTTTTCCCATTACGTCGCTCTGAGCCTCTTGCTCGAAGCGCGGCGGGCAGTAAGATCGCTCGAGAAAGCTAACTTGAGCGACGGTCCTCTGCCACTTGAAGGCGGTCATCTTGGACGTAGCCTCGTCAAGCTCCTTGAGCTTTCAGAGCCTTCACTGGATGCTCTTGAAACGCGTGTATGCGATCTTCTGGATGAACTTGAACTTTGGGTGCGCAATCCCCGACAGCGTCCTGAACCCACGTTTATTTCGTTTGCTTCAGTCATCCCAAAGTTGGGGGAAGATCTCAGCGGGTGGTCGGCGCGCATGACAAGCATCGCCTTTCGCTCATTCATTGACGAGTTCGAAAACCTGCAGCCGGCGCATCGCGAAGTGATCTGTGATGCGATCAAGCATCCGCATAAACGTCTTACCGTGCATATCGCTCACAAGCGCGATGCCGTCACCGACTTCAAAACCAGCAGCGATGAACGAATTGTCCTGCTGCATGACTTGCGGTCGATCGATCTGGAAGAAGTCCTGCAAACAGAATCCGAGTTCGAGCTTCTTGCAGCTGAGCTGTTTTTGCTTCGCTTACATGAAGCGAACGCGACCTTTCACTGCCCGATGTTCGATCCGGAGAAGCTGCATGACATCAAGGATCTCGAGTATCGTTTGTCTGATCAGTACCGAAAAGAAGTGCTCCGCTGCGTCAGGGAAATCCTCCCCGTCTTGTCGGCGCCTGAAATATCGCGGATTGTCGTCTCGGATGCTCCGTTACGCCGGCGCCTGCGCGACTACCTTCAAAAGGGCCTGCAGTTGCAAAAGGAAGAGCAACGATACACGCCGGACGATTTGATAAGCGATACCAGTCCAGAAGCCAGCATTGTCTTGGGAGCGCTCTTGAATCGCCGATCGCAAAAGGCGGTGGAGATCATTGCGCAGTTCCAGCAATCTACGCAGCCCGGCAAGGACAGAGCCGCTGACCCCTTCTATAAAGTGGGCGGATGGGTCGACAACAACCTTTATGGATGCTTATTCCACCTGTTCGCAGGCCTGCCGCGGCGTGCGAATATACTCTATGCAGGGTTCGAACGATACTGTCGCCTTGCCAGCCCGAATCTTCGGTTTTTTCAGGAGCTTTGCCACACCGCGCTACTCCTGGCGTTTCAACGTCAGAGCGCTGATCGGCTTGAAGGCCAGCTGCGGGTCGATCCTGAAAAGCAAGCCATCGCTGCAAAACAGGTATCCGAAGCATTGTTCCAGGACATTCTTGAGCTCGGCAGCCACGGAGCACGGCTACTTGAAATCGCTAACCGGCTCGGCCGCGTGTTCGAAGCGTTCAACCGCCGTCGCAGTCAAAGTGAGGCCGAGATCAATCACTTTTCGATCGACCAGGCTGATCAGCAGGACCTATCGCCTGTGTCGAAAGAGTTGATCAGAGAGGCCAAAGTATGGTCTGTCCTGTACGAGGAAAAGGATACGAAGAATAAGAGCGATTACGACGTCTCGCAGTCGGACCTTGTACTCAACAGGATCTACACGCCGCGCTTCAATATTAGCTACCGAAAACGCAAGAAGATCACTCTCCGGGCTGGCGAAGTAGACGTCATTTTTCTTCACTCCTCGGCGCAGTTCGAACTCTTGTTGAAGACCCTGGTCGAGCCGGACGATACCAATCGACCGCAAACCTCCGATAAGCTTTTCTAG
- a CDS encoding MFS transporter, whose product MIRTAKSFGMLYVATLLMQLGSTLLITWLALRLNAAGAAEFWVGALMAANALGMVFGGGVGRLLIGQVGHVRAYLMSGGVIVAALLGHVWSTALPAWLVLRLMVGMAMMCQLMVIESWLNERAENNGRGKVLAIYMVASYGGMMLGQLALGLDDKDGTLALPMVAMAFVLCFVPLVLTRIPPPMARAAAPVVPGQLVHGLSQAVLTVFVSGMLNGSFFGLSGVYAARQGMDTAAVGRYLALTVVAGVLAQLPLGLLSDRVLRITLIRGIAILLACVCLPLGIWQGPPQATLIAFSFAIGSLQFCLYLLGAGLANERICPDMRVPLVGMLLSVFGIGSCLGPLIAGALMTSTGASSLYYFFAGCAAVLAVVVGHTLRGDSQAAKDAPVPH is encoded by the coding sequence ATGATCCGGACCGCAAAATCGTTCGGCATGCTGTATGTGGCGACCCTGCTGATGCAGCTGGGATCGACCTTGCTGATTACCTGGCTAGCGCTGCGCCTGAACGCCGCTGGAGCGGCTGAGTTCTGGGTCGGCGCACTGATGGCGGCCAACGCCCTCGGCATGGTCTTCGGCGGCGGCGTCGGCCGCCTGCTGATCGGGCAGGTCGGGCACGTTCGCGCTTACCTCATGAGCGGCGGCGTCATCGTGGCGGCGCTACTCGGCCACGTGTGGTCGACGGCGTTGCCGGCATGGCTCGTATTGCGCCTCATGGTGGGCATGGCGATGATGTGCCAGCTGATGGTGATCGAGAGCTGGCTGAACGAACGGGCCGAGAACAACGGGCGGGGCAAGGTGCTCGCCATCTACATGGTTGCTTCGTACGGCGGCATGATGCTCGGCCAGCTCGCCCTGGGCCTCGATGACAAGGACGGCACGCTCGCCTTGCCGATGGTGGCAATGGCGTTCGTCCTGTGCTTTGTGCCGCTAGTCCTGACGCGGATCCCACCGCCCATGGCGCGCGCGGCTGCGCCTGTCGTCCCTGGCCAGCTGGTGCACGGCCTTTCGCAGGCGGTCCTGACCGTATTCGTCTCGGGGATGCTGAACGGTAGTTTTTTCGGGCTGTCCGGGGTGTATGCGGCACGGCAAGGCATGGACACCGCCGCGGTCGGCCGGTACCTGGCGCTGACCGTCGTTGCTGGCGTGCTCGCGCAGCTGCCATTGGGACTGCTATCTGACCGCGTGCTGCGGATTACGCTGATCCGCGGCATCGCCATCTTGCTCGCATGCGTGTGCTTGCCGCTAGGTATCTGGCAGGGGCCGCCGCAGGCCACGCTGATAGCGTTTTCCTTTGCGATCGGCAGTCTGCAGTTCTGCCTTTATTTGCTGGGCGCGGGGCTTGCGAACGAACGCATCTGTCCAGACATGCGTGTGCCGCTCGTCGGCATGCTGCTCAGCGTCTTCGGCATTGGCTCATGCCTGGGTCCGCTGATCGCCGGTGCATTGATGACGTCGACGGGAGCGTCGAGCCTGTATTACTTTTTCGCCGGTTGTGCCGCGGTCCTCGCGGTGGTGGTCGGGCATACGCTACGCGGCGATTCTCAGGCCGCGAAGGATGCGCCGGTACCTCACTGA